In Rutidosis leptorrhynchoides isolate AG116_Rl617_1_P2 chromosome 2, CSIRO_AGI_Rlap_v1, whole genome shotgun sequence, one genomic interval encodes:
- the LOC139890636 gene encoding uncharacterized protein gives MLIRSSLLGPIDAGLSSVPDNGKQGSSSVWISGNGSWQDPIICDEDTQLDQPNTIQVSECKKKDDILCSLDFLSSLQLSNTSEISTPNFVYKRTIQKKGNNSDATDVSTPNPSPTHTVVYKRRKVQSENSKSGSVDGGSVGKDFIEDPKCKVEKCSNLRAVNESCSSSKSNLDLRSGSTKHQPDDAGECSSSSVEIIEGSESCISFLRQHGVLERELSRKSTGFENNSFCLRACKVCDRSTTTLKMLICDLCEESFHMSCCNPLIKKVPVGDWFCNSCSRKKPKIIKAGSRKSSRDCLGPIESMLRDADRYKSNVCIGEDFQAEVPDWSGPVTDELNDYIQLMEISSSECASSSSQSLQDWDYNKLSKLSSIGNWLQCQEVIDGDGNICGKWRRAPLFEVQTDKWECFCSVLWDPTHADCAVPQEVDTDQVLKQLKYIEMLRPRLSTKRWKMRGKGVNQ, from the exons ATGTTGATACGAAGTTCTCTTCTAGGTCCCATTGATGCTGGTCTATCTTCTGTTCCTGATAATGGAAAACAAGGAAGCTCGTCTGTATGGATTTCGGGTAATGGATCCTGGCAGGATCCGATTATATGTGATGAAGATACTCAATTAGACCAACCAAATACAATTCAAGTATCCGAATGCAAAAAGAAGGATGATATTTTGTGCTCTCTAGATTTCTTAAGCTCTTTACAGTTATCAAATACGTCTGAAATATCTACACCTAATTTTGTATATAAAAGGACGATTCAAAAGAAAGGTAATAATAGTGACGCAACTGATGTCTCAACACCGAATCCAAGTCCTACACATACGGTTGTATACAAAAGAAGAAAGGTTCAGAGTGAGAATTCGAAATCGGGATCTGTTGACGGGGGGTCGGTTGGAAAAGATTTTATTGAAGACCCAAAATGCAAAGTAGAAAAATGTTCAAACTTACGGGCGGTAAACGAGAGTTGTTCATCATCAAAATCGAATCTTGATTTGCGTTCTGGTTCAACGAAACATCAACCGGATGATGCTGGTGAGTGTTCATCTTCAAGTGTAGAGATCATCGAGGGGTCAGAGTCATGCATTTCTTTTTTAAGGCAGCACGGCGTGCTCGAAAGAGAACTTTCTAGAAAATCGACGGGTTTTGAAAATAATAGTTTCTGTTTGAGGGCATGTAAAGTTTGTGATCGGTCAACGACAACTTTGAAGATGCTAATTTGTGATCTTTGTGAAGAGTCGTTTCATATGTCTTGCTGTAATCCTTTGATAAAGAAGGTTCCTGTTGGTGATTGGTTCTGCAATTCTTGTTCGAGAAAGAAACCGAAGATAATAAAGGCGGGTTCCAGGAAATCGAGCCGGGATTGTTTAGGTCCAATAGAATCTATGTTAAGAGATGCTGATCGTTATAAATCAAATGTTTGTATTGGTGAAGATTTTCAGGCTGAGGTTCCTGATTGGTCTGGCCCAGTTACCGA TGAACTAAATGATTACATTCAACTTATGGAAATAAGTTCTTCGGAGTGTGCTAGCTCTAGCTCTCAA TCATTGCAGGACTGGGATTATAACAAACTTTCGAAACTCAGCTCTATTGGAAACTGGCTTCAATGTCAAGAAGTAATCGATGGTGATGGAAATATTTGTGGAAAATGGCGCAG GGCTCCTCTGTTTGAAGTTCAAACTGATAAATGGGAGTGTTTCTGCTCTGTTCTCTGGGATCCAACCCATGCTGATTGTGCCGTCCCGCAG